A window of the Lactuca sativa cultivar Salinas chromosome 5, Lsat_Salinas_v11, whole genome shotgun sequence genome harbors these coding sequences:
- the LOC111887325 gene encoding GDSL lipase, producing the protein MALAKSHLGVSLVVSCLLILTGCESSQGHFNKHVALFIFGDSLFDPGNNNYINTTTDLQANFWPYGESYFHPPTGRFSDGRIIPDFIAQFAGLPLIPAYLDPHNNEFLYGANFASAGSGVLDETRPTVAVKLTTQLQYFTDLVKRYRKNVGDVKTEQLLSDAVFLFSSGSNDYQYLLENNESSLLFDEYVEMVIGNLTKIFKVIHEKGGRKIGITSLTSLGCLLPVRAERPDNTCDEKLNIISSLHDKALSKKLQDLTQQWEGFMYSKFELQTEITKRMKNPSKYGLKIGNSACCGTGPFRAINSCGGKREPPEFELCDNPNDYLLFDPYHPTQAANLQLSELFWEGDSKVASPYNLKSLFQGTYVDIVQHTTQ; encoded by the exons ATGGCTCTTGCAAAAAGCCATTTGGGTGtctcacttgttgtttcttgtctGTTGATCCTTACAGGTTGCGAGAGTTCTCAGGGGCATTTCAACAAACATGTTGCCCTCTTCATTTTTGGTGATTCACTTTTCGATCCTGGAAACAACAACTACATAAACACTACTACTGATCTCCAAGCGAATTTTTGGCCTTATGGCGAATCATACTTCCATCCTCCAACCGGAAGATTCTCCGATGGTCGTATCATCCCTGATTTCATCG CTCAGTTTGCTGGATTGCCTCTCATTCCTGCATATCTCGACCCCCATAATAATGAATTTCTGTATGGAGCAAACTTTGCATCAGCGGGATCTGGTGTATTAGATGAAACTCGACCTACAGTT GCAGTTAAGCTCACGACACAGCTACAGTATTTCACCGATTTAGTGAAACGTTATAGGAAGAATGTAGGTGATGTGAAAACCGAGCAGCTATTGTCCGATGCTGTCTTCTTGTTCAGTTCCGGAAGCAACGATTATCAGTACCTCCTCGAAAACAACGAAAGTAGTCTTCTTTTTGACGAGTACGTGGAAATGGTGATCGGAAATTTGACTAAAATATTCAAG GTAATCCATGAAAAAGGAGGAAGGAAAATTGGAATCACTTCGCTCACATCATTAGGCTGTTTGCTACCAGTTCGAGCAGAAAGACCCGACAATACATGCGATGAAAAACTTAACATCATATCAAGTCTACACGATAAGGCACTTTCCAAAAAACTGCAAGATCTGACGCAACAATGGGAAGGATTCATGTATTCAAAGTTCGAGCTCCAGACTGAGATTACCAAACGGATGAAAAACCCATCAAAATATG GTTTAAAGATAGGAAACAGTGCATGTTGTGGTACTGGACCTTTTCGAGCGATTAATAGTTGTGGAGGGAAGAGAGAACCACCAGAGTTTGAATTGTGTGATAACCCTAACGATTATTTATTGTTTGATCCTTATCATCCTACTCAAGCAGCGAACCTGCAATTGTCAGAGCTGTTTTGGGAGGGAGATTCCAAAGTCGCGTCACCCTACAATTTAAAAAGCTTGTTTCAAGGTACGTATGTTGATATCGTTCAACATACCACCCaataa
- the LOC111887324 gene encoding GDSL lipase, with protein MISFRHMAVAKSDLGFRLVVSCLFLLLTGCQSSQGHFNKHAAIFIFGDSLFDPGNNNYINTGPGFQANFWPYGESYFNPPSGRFSNGRLISDFIAEYAGLPLIPAYLDPHYNEFLYGANFALGGAGALVETNTKNFVLDLKTQLQYFSDLEKRYRKDLGDVKAEQLLSDAVYLFTCGCNDYLALTSNNLSNLHDEEYVGMVIGNLTDVFKGIYEKGGRKIGIGTIPQLGCLPYVCAQQPGNTCNEELNAISSLHNHAFSKKLQELTQQFEGFMFANYDHSTALSERMKNPSKYGFKVGDSSCCGSGPLRGIYSCGGKRGLGVFELCDNPDDYVFFDAPHPSEAACRQFAELFWNGDSKVTSPYNLKSLFHGRMSKCPM; from the exons ATGATCAGCTTCAGACATATGGCAGTTGCTAAAAGCGATTTGGGATTCCGACTTGTTGTTTCGTGTTTGTTCCTCCTCTTAACAGGTTGCCAGAGTTCTCAGGGGCATTTCAACAAACATGCTGCGATCTTCATTTTTGGAGATTCACTTTTCGATCCTGGAAACAATAACTACATAAACACTGGTCCGGGCTTCCAAGCAAATTTTTGGCCATATGGAGAATCATACTTCAATCCGCCAAGTGGAAGATTCTCTAATGGTCGTCTCATCTCTGATTTCATCG CTGAATATGCTGGATTGCCTCTCATTCCTGCGTATCTCGACCCCCATTATAATGAATTTCTGTATGGAGCAAACTTTGCTTTAGGGGGCGCTGGTGCCTTAGTTGAAACCAATACGAAAAATTTC GTACTTGATCTCAAAACACAGCTACAATATTTCTCCGATTTAGAAAAACGTTATAGGAAAGATTTAGGTGATGTGAAAGCCGAGCAGCTGTTGTCCGATGCTGTTTACTTGTTTACCTGCGGATGCAACGACTATCTTGCCCTCACCTCCAACAACCTAAGTAATCTTCATGACGAGGAGTATGTGGGAATGGTGATTGGAAACTTGACCGATGTGTTCAAG GGAATCTATGAAAAAGGTGGGAGGAAGATTGGTATTGGTACGATCCCACAATTAGGTTGCTTGCCTTATGTTTGTGCACAACAACCAGGCAATACCTGCAACGAAGAACTTAACGCAATATCGAGTCTACACAATCACGCATTTTCCAAGAAATTACAAGAGCTGACACAACAATTTGAAGGATTCATGTTTGCAAACTATGATCACTCGACTGCTCTTAGCGAACGGATGAAGAACCCATCAAAATATG GTTTTAAGGTAGGAGATAGTTCGTGTTGTGGTAGTGGTCCTTTACGAGGGATTTATAGTTGTGGAGGCAAAAGAGGACTAGGAGTGTTTGAATTGTGTGATAATCCTGACGATTATGTCTTCTTCGATGCCCCTCATCCTAGTGAAGCAGCATGTCGCCAATTCGCAGAGCTGTTTTGGAACGGAGATTCCAAAGTCACATCACCTTACAATTTAAAATCCTTGTTTCACGGTAGGATGTCAAAATGTCCAATGTGA